tttttttttagataattttttttttattttttttttaaatttttttttttttatttttttttttttaaaattatatattttttaatttgttttttttttttttttgttttaaatttaattattaacaactaaagaattattttgtCTCTTTTTGTGAGATTTTTGTTGATTGCTATTGtgatgttttttattttgatattgttggttaccttgattttgattttggtggtgatggtgatgatgttgagtggtttgttgttgttgttgatgatgttgttgttgttgttgattgtggtgatgatggCCGTGGTGTTGATGACCATGATGTTGGTGACCATGATGTTGACCACCAGCGATTGGTAAGTGATCATTATCACCCTTCTTTCTGTAGGAGGTACCAAATTTAACATCGTAAATACGTTCATTTTGTTCGACAAAATCAACTAAAGATTCAGAGTAATGAAGAGCAAGATATTGGAGTTTAGTTTGTTCAGCACGGAAAGTGATTGATTCGGTAGAGTGTTCCATTGAGGCAGAGATTTCGTGATTATTCATCATTTTGGCGACGATAGAGTGAACTTGACTCTTTGGTAAATGGAAACGATCGGCCAATTCACTGAGGAGGATACTATCGTAAGAAGTGGAATAAGTGAAGAGGAAAGTCTTTAAGGAGACCTCTTGAACGATACGAGTGAGTTTTTCACGAACACTGTCAATGTCTGGGATGAGGGACCAGAAACGAAGGGTGTTGACATGTTCGAGACATTGTTGCCAGTCACCAGCGGATAAGGCTTTGCTAGCTTGATAGATGATATCTTTTGAGGTTTCGGATGGGGCAATAAAGATTTGACGATCGACACTATCCATATGACGTTGATAGAATTTACAAGTTTTGAATTTGTTATCGAATGGACGATAGGCATTTTGTGGAACTGCGATTAACATACCAGAGATGAGATTAACGGTTTCAATCAAATCGATTGGAATCCACATATGAGCAGGAAGGATACGAGTGGTCTCTTCAACCTCTCTAACGGTATCTTTTTCAGCGGTTTTGCTTTGAACTGATAAACCTTGAGCCAAAAGATCCTTACGAAGACCAGAGAATTCGACGACACAATTTTGAGCCTCTTGAATGTAACCACAACGGAAAGCACAAAGACCCAATTGAACCATAGCACGATTGAAAAGGATTTGAGTTGAAACATCCATGAGTGTTGGATTATCTTGGAGATGAGACATGAGCATCATATCACGAGCTTCATGGAATTTGTTATTGATGGCATTGAAGTAGATGTTACAAAGAATGGTACGAGCATTGAGACGttcatcaccaaatttaTAGACAAAAGATGAGAGTTTACTCATCAAGGTAATTTGCTCACTCAATGGCATTGTGCTTGGGATGATATTGTTTTTGAGATTACTTGATTTGTAGTAGATATGTTCGATACGACGAATGGCAATCTTTGCGGCGGCGCCATTGTTACCTGCAGACTCGTAATACTTTTGAAGTGATTCACCCAAGTCTAAGATGATTTGTTCGTCTTGTAAACGATCTAAATACTCTTTGGTTGGATAGTTGATTGATTGAAGTGACTTTGAGAATTCGTCATCCAACATTTCGAATAAAGCTAAAAGATTACCAGTTACTGCTACTTGACCCTTGCTGATGGTTGGTTCTTGGTGTTCGAGAACCAAGACAAAGTTGGTATTGGTCTCCAAGATCTCCAATAACTTTTTGATGCCATCGGCAACCTTTTGCCAAACTGGAATGGAGAGAGCAACCTTTACAGATGCAGTATCGAATTGAGCGGCAATCAATTCATAGAGTACAATAAAGGTCTCCTTATCGCCTTGGATTAAACTGTAAAAATATTcaagttgttgaatttgtttcaTTGGGTCAGTCTTTAATTTACCTCTGTTGGAGATGACTTCTTTAACTTTCTTCATGATTTGGTCTTGAGTCAATTTCTCGCCTTCACCCTCACCGGCGGTTGGAACGGCACTGCCACTTCCACTGAGTGGTGAGACTACAGCATTTCTACGATCCAATTTATCCTTATCGGTCTTTCTCACGGTGGTAACTGAAGCTTTGGCTACAACCTTTTTATCGTCTTTAATCATCCATTTGTTATCGCCAGAGTCGTCATCACTGTCACTGTCAGAGTCGTCATCACTATCGG
This region of Dictyostelium discoideum AX4 chromosome 3 chromosome, whole genome shotgun sequence genomic DNA includes:
- the eIF3s8 gene encoding eIF-3 p110 (Similar to PINT~Similar to eIF3), which gives rise to MSRFYRQGSSSESSSESSSDSDVQVKKPTRYVSSSEDEIEEKRIVLSAKDKIWQQFDESLKKVRNALKTNDWVSTTSEFDNMTKLITNGKTTRIIEKEGFPPSFIKALFIIQTSHRDLTTEQKKKLHANNNKSYNSIKQKLKKTCDLYAKELKPYHDNPALVNEQENKANSDDDDDDLSESESEESESSDDDKGKGKGKAAFGKKPATKAVVAKKPLTKKGDDDSESESEESESESEELISESWSSDSDDDSDSDSDDDSGDNKWMIKDDKKVVAKASVTTVRKTDKDKLDRRNAVVSPLSGSGSAVPTAGEGEGEKLTQDQIMKKVKEVISNRGKLKTDPMKQIQQLEYFYSLIQGDKETFIVLYELIAAQFDTASVKVALSIPVWQKVADGIKKLLEILETNTNFVLVLEHQEPTISKGQVAVTGNLLALFEMLDDEFSKSLQSINYPTKEYLDRLQDEQIILDLGESLQKYYESAGNNGAAAKIAIRRIEHIYYKSSNLKNNIIPSTMPLSEQITLMSKLSSFVYKFGDERLNARTILCNIYFNAINNKFHEARDMMLMSHLQDNPTLMDVSTQILFNRAMVQLGLCAFRCGYIQEAQNCVVEFSGLRKDLLAQGLSVQSKTAEKDTVREVEETTRILPAHMWIPIDLIETVNLISGMLIAVPQNAYRPFDNKFKTCKFYQRHMDSVDRQIFIAPSETSKDIIYQASKALSAGDWQQCLEHVNTLRFWSLIPDIDSVREKLTRIVQEVSLKTFLFTYSTSYDSILLSELADRFHLPKSQVHSIVAKMMNNHEISASMEHSTESITFRAEQTKLQYLALHYSESLVDFVEQNERIYDVKFGTSYRKKGDNDHLPIAGGQHHGHQHHGHQHHGHHHHNQQQQQHHQQQQQTTQHHHHHHQNQNQGNQQYQNKKHHNSNQQKSHKKRQNNSLVVNN